One part of the Leclercia sp. LSNIH1 genome encodes these proteins:
- a CDS encoding penicillin-binding protein activator produces the protein MVPLTFFHNKATRSLPLVLAALFFAGCGTQAPDQSAAHMEGTAQADSGFYLHQMEQSSNDTRINWQLLAIRALLKEGKTQHATDLFNQLPQDLTDTQRREQSLLAAELKIAQNDAAGAKKLLGNIDISALDKNQQARFWQAGIAAEQGRPSLTLLRALIAQEPLLSAAEKQKNIDATWQTLSAMNPDQANALVINADENILQGWLDLQRVWFDNRNDPDMLKAGIKDWQTRYPNNPGATMLPTQLVNVQNFKPASTSKIALLLPLGGQAAVFGRTIQQGFEAARNGTAAVAGSAVPAQVAQAANAGDVVSPSSAETNDLTATQPVAAQPGTLQNPVQAPATPQPVAAPEGNVQEGNVQEPVQTPVTTQETQTVAQPQVMGNPSAEIKVYDTSNQPLDQVLSQVQQDGASIVVGPLLKNNVDELVRSNTPLNVLALNQPEQVQNRPNVCYFALSPEDEARDAARHIHEQGKQAPLLLIPRSQLGDRVATAFAQEWQQLGGGIVLQQKFGSASELRAGVNGGAGIALSGSPVTASLPQQQSVTIGGLTIPAPPTDAQISGGGNVDAAYIVATPEEIAFIKPMIAMRNGSQAGVSLYASSRSAQGTAGPDFRLEMEGLQYSEIPMLAGANPELMQQALSSVRNDYSLARLYAMGVDAWALANHFTQMRQVPGFTLNGNTGDLTATQDCVINRKLSWLKYQQGQIVPAS, from the coding sequence ATGGTACCCTTAACGTTTTTTCATAATAAAGCCACGCGCAGCCTTCCGCTGGTGCTGGCAGCCCTGTTCTTTGCAGGCTGTGGCACACAGGCGCCCGATCAAAGTGCTGCCCACATGGAGGGTACAGCCCAGGCTGACTCCGGCTTCTATCTGCACCAGATGGAGCAGAGCTCGAATGATACCAGGATCAACTGGCAATTACTCGCCATTCGTGCACTGCTGAAAGAGGGTAAAACCCAGCATGCCACCGATCTGTTTAACCAGTTGCCGCAGGATCTGACCGATACCCAGCGTCGCGAACAGTCCCTGCTGGCCGCCGAGCTGAAAATTGCGCAGAACGATGCTGCCGGCGCTAAGAAGCTCCTCGGCAATATCGACATCAGCGCGCTGGATAAAAATCAGCAGGCGCGTTTCTGGCAGGCCGGTATCGCCGCTGAGCAGGGGCGTCCTTCCCTGACGCTGCTGCGGGCGTTGATCGCCCAGGAGCCGCTGCTCTCCGCTGCCGAAAAACAGAAAAATATCGATGCCACCTGGCAGACGCTCTCCGCCATGAACCCCGATCAGGCCAATGCGCTGGTGATTAACGCCGACGAGAATATCCTGCAGGGCTGGCTGGATCTGCAGCGCGTCTGGTTCGATAACCGCAACGATCCGGATATGCTGAAGGCCGGAATTAAAGACTGGCAAACCCGCTATCCGAATAACCCGGGCGCAACCATGCTGCCAACGCAACTGGTTAATGTACAGAACTTCAAGCCAGCCTCCACCAGCAAAATCGCCCTGCTGCTGCCATTAGGTGGCCAGGCCGCCGTCTTTGGCCGCACGATCCAGCAGGGTTTTGAAGCGGCGAGAAACGGTACTGCCGCCGTCGCGGGCAGCGCAGTTCCCGCCCAGGTCGCCCAGGCCGCTAATGCCGGTGATGTGGTGAGCCCATCCAGTGCCGAAACCAACGATCTGACCGCGACCCAACCTGTCGCTGCCCAGCCAGGCACGCTCCAGAATCCGGTGCAGGCCCCTGCCACCCCTCAGCCTGTCGCCGCGCCGGAAGGCAACGTACAGGAAGGTAACGTGCAGGAGCCGGTGCAGACTCCGGTCACGACACAAGAGACGCAGACCGTTGCCCAACCACAGGTCATGGGTAACCCATCTGCGGAGATAAAAGTGTATGACACCAGCAACCAGCCGCTCGATCAGGTGCTGAGTCAGGTGCAGCAGGATGGCGCCAGCATCGTGGTCGGCCCGCTGCTGAAAAACAACGTGGACGAGCTGGTGAGAAGCAACACCCCGCTGAACGTGCTGGCGCTGAACCAGCCGGAGCAGGTGCAGAATCGCCCGAACGTCTGCTACTTTGCCCTGTCGCCAGAAGACGAAGCCCGCGATGCGGCCCGCCATATCCATGAGCAAGGTAAGCAGGCTCCTCTGCTGCTCATCCCGCGCAGCCAACTGGGCGATCGCGTCGCGACTGCCTTTGCCCAGGAGTGGCAACAGCTGGGTGGCGGCATCGTCCTGCAGCAGAAATTTGGCTCAGCCTCAGAACTGCGCGCAGGCGTGAACGGCGGAGCGGGTATTGCCCTCAGCGGTAGCCCGGTGACTGCCAGCCTGCCGCAGCAGCAGAGCGTGACGATTGGTGGTCTGACTATCCCGGCTCCGCCAACGGATGCGCAGATCAGCGGCGGCGGTAACGTGGATGCGGCCTACATTGTCGCCACCCCGGAAGAGATCGCCTTTATCAAACCGATGATCGCCATGCGTAACGGCAGCCAGGCGGGCGTGTCGCTGTACGCCAGCTCACGCAGCGCACAGGGCACCGCAGGCCCGGACTTCCGTCTTGAGATGGAAGGGCTGCAGTACAGCGAAATCCCGATGCTCGCAGGGGCAAACCCAGAGCTGATGCAGCAGGCGCTCAGCAGCGTGCGTAACGACTACTCGCTGGCGCGCCTGTATGCCATGGGCGTGGATGCCTGGGCGCTGGCGAACCACTTCACCCAGATGCGCCAGGTGCCGGGCTTTACCCTTAACGGCAATACCGGCGATCTCACCGCCACTCAGGACTGCGTGATTAACAGGAAGTTATCATGGCTCAAATACCAGCAGGGACAGATCGTTCCGGCCAGTTAA
- a CDS encoding YraN family protein: MAQIPAGTDRSGQLTRKQTGDARELQARRWLERKGLRFIAANVRGRGGEIDLIMQDGPSIVFIEVRYRQSSRYGGAAASVTRAKQQKLLHTAQLWLARHNGSFDTVDCRFDVVAFTGNAIEWFKNAFGEDA, encoded by the coding sequence ATGGCTCAAATACCAGCAGGGACAGATCGTTCCGGCCAGTTAACCCGCAAACAGACCGGCGACGCGCGCGAATTACAGGCGCGTCGCTGGCTTGAGCGCAAAGGACTGCGCTTTATCGCCGCCAACGTTCGCGGACGCGGCGGTGAAATTGACCTTATCATGCAGGACGGCCCGTCCATCGTGTTCATTGAGGTGCGCTACCGCCAGTCATCCCGTTACGGCGGGGCCGCCGCCAGCGTGACCCGGGCCAAGCAACAAAAATTGTTACACACCGCCCAGTTGTGGCTTGCCCGGCATAATGGCAGCTTTGACACTGTGGATTGCCGGTTCGATGTGGTAGCCTTCACCGGAAACGCCATCGAATGGTTCAAAAACGCCTTCGGCGAAGACGCGTAA
- the garD gene encoding galactarate dehydratase, with translation MADIEIRQTSPTAFYIKVHETDNVAIIVNDQGLKAGTRFPDGLELIEHIPQGHKVALVDIPAQGEIVRYGEVIGYAVRAIPQGSWIDESLVALPEAPPLHTLPLATRVPEPLPALEGYTFEGYRNADGSVGTKNLLGISTSVHCVAGVVDYVVKIIERDLLPKYPNVDGVVGLNHLYGCGVAINAPAAIVPIRTIHNIALNPNFGGEVMVIGLGCEKLQPEKLLQGTEDVQAIPVDDASIVRLQDEQHVGFRSMVDDILQVAEHHLAKLNQRQRETCPASELVVGMQCGGSDAFSGVTANPAVGYASDLLVRCGATVMFSEVTEVRDAIHLLTPRAINEEVGKRLLEEMAWYDNYLDMGKTDRSANPSPGNKKGGLANVVEKALGSIAKSGKSAIVEVLSPGQRPTKRGLIYAATPASDFVCGTQQVASGITVQVFTTGRGTPYGLMAVPVIKMATRTELANRWFDLMDINAGTIATGEESIEDVGWKLFHFILDVASGRKKTFSDQWGLHNQLAVFNPAPVT, from the coding sequence ATGGCCGACATCGAAATTCGTCAAACGTCGCCGACCGCGTTTTATATTAAGGTACATGAGACCGATAACGTGGCGATTATTGTTAACGATCAGGGGTTAAAAGCCGGAACGCGTTTCCCGGACGGACTTGAACTCATCGAGCATATTCCACAGGGCCATAAAGTGGCGCTGGTGGATATCCCGGCGCAGGGCGAAATCGTGCGTTATGGCGAAGTCATCGGCTACGCCGTGCGCGCCATCCCCCAGGGCAGTTGGATTGATGAGTCGCTGGTTGCCCTGCCGGAAGCCCCGCCGCTGCACACCCTGCCGCTGGCAACCCGCGTACCGGAGCCGCTACCTGCGCTTGAAGGCTATACCTTTGAAGGTTATCGCAATGCGGACGGCAGCGTAGGCACCAAAAACCTGCTCGGCATCAGCACCAGCGTGCACTGCGTGGCGGGCGTGGTCGATTATGTAGTGAAGATCATCGAACGCGATCTGCTGCCAAAATACCCCAACGTCGACGGCGTGGTGGGTCTGAACCACCTTTACGGCTGCGGCGTGGCGATCAACGCTCCGGCGGCAATTGTCCCTATCCGCACCATCCACAATATCGCCCTGAACCCGAACTTCGGCGGCGAAGTGATGGTTATCGGCCTCGGCTGCGAGAAGCTGCAACCCGAAAAACTGCTCCAGGGCACCGAAGACGTGCAGGCGATCCCGGTGGATGACGCCAGCATCGTGCGTCTGCAGGATGAGCAGCATGTCGGCTTCCGGTCGATGGTGGATGACATTCTGCAGGTCGCTGAGCACCATCTGGCAAAACTGAATCAGCGCCAGCGTGAAACCTGCCCGGCCTCTGAGCTGGTGGTGGGAATGCAGTGCGGCGGCAGCGATGCCTTCTCGGGCGTGACCGCCAACCCGGCAGTGGGCTATGCCTCGGATCTGCTGGTGCGCTGTGGCGCCACGGTAATGTTCTCCGAAGTGACCGAAGTGCGCGACGCGATCCATCTCCTGACGCCGCGCGCCATCAACGAAGAGGTGGGCAAACGCCTGCTGGAGGAGATGGCCTGGTACGATAACTATCTCGACATGGGCAAGACCGACCGCAGCGCCAACCCGTCACCGGGCAACAAGAAAGGCGGCCTGGCGAACGTGGTGGAAAAAGCGCTGGGCTCCATCGCTAAGTCGGGCAAGAGCGCCATCGTTGAAGTGCTTTCTCCGGGTCAGCGCCCGACTAAACGTGGCCTGATCTACGCCGCCACGCCAGCCAGTGATTTCGTCTGCGGTACCCAGCAGGTGGCCTCCGGGATCACCGTTCAGGTCTTCACCACCGGTCGCGGCACCCCGTACGGCCTGATGGCGGTGCCGGTCATTAAAATGGCGACCCGTACCGAGCTGGCGAACCGCTGGTTTGACCTGATGGATATCAACGCGGGCACTATCGCTACCGGCGAAGAGAGCATTGAGGATGTGGGCTGGAAGCTGTTCCACTTCATCCTCGACGTGGCGAGTGGACGTAAGAAGACTTTCTCCGATCAATGGGGATTACATAACCAGCTGGCGGTATTTAACCCGGCCCCGGTGACCTGA
- a CDS encoding Fic family protein, whose translation MSRYQPPFTITSAILNLVVETGELLGHWAAYTGRASPLLRKENRIRTIQASLAIEHNSLTTGQVTAIMDGKRVLAPAKDIQEVRNAIQAYEHLNIWQASRLKDLLSAHRLLMKGLVDNPGQLRQGDVGIYRGNQLVHMAPPASQVPRLVDELLGWLNATDLHPLIASSVFHYEFEFIHPFADGNGRMGRLWQTLILSHWRAELAWLPVETLIHFQQERYYAILGQCDKASDCTAFVEFMLHNLADALRESIATPHALSEQMSEQMSEKEDAILQLLITQPKMTASTLASMLGVTSRTVERYLSALQSKGKVQRVGARKGGYWQVLR comes from the coding sequence GTGAGCCGTTATCAACCGCCTTTTACGATTACGTCTGCAATCCTTAATCTGGTGGTTGAAACGGGAGAACTGCTGGGACACTGGGCTGCTTATACGGGGCGAGCTTCACCTCTGCTGCGTAAAGAGAATCGTATTCGTACTATCCAGGCGTCGTTAGCCATTGAACATAATTCGCTGACCACCGGGCAGGTGACCGCAATTATGGATGGAAAGCGGGTGCTGGCCCCGGCAAAAGATATTCAGGAAGTCAGAAACGCCATCCAGGCCTATGAGCACCTGAATATCTGGCAAGCCAGTCGTCTGAAAGATTTGCTGAGTGCCCATCGGCTCCTGATGAAGGGGCTCGTAGATAATCCCGGGCAACTGCGCCAGGGGGATGTCGGGATCTATCGTGGTAACCAACTGGTGCATATGGCACCTCCTGCATCTCAGGTACCTCGTCTGGTGGATGAGCTGCTTGGCTGGCTTAATGCCACAGACTTGCACCCGCTAATTGCCAGCTCTGTATTCCACTATGAATTTGAATTTATCCATCCCTTTGCCGACGGTAATGGCCGTATGGGGCGTCTCTGGCAGACTCTTATCCTCAGCCACTGGCGTGCCGAGCTGGCCTGGTTGCCGGTGGAAACGCTGATCCACTTTCAGCAAGAGCGGTACTACGCCATCCTTGGGCAGTGTGATAAAGCCAGCGATTGCACGGCTTTTGTAGAATTTATGCTACACAATCTTGCCGATGCGCTGCGTGAAAGTATCGCAACCCCGCATGCATTGTCGGAACAAATGTCGGAACAAATGTCGGAAAAAGAGGATGCCATCCTGCAACTTCTGATTACCCAGCCAAAAATGACAGCTTCTACCCTGGCCTCAATGCTCGGTGTAACCTCCCGTACGGTAGAACGCTACCTTAGCGCATTACAAAGCAAGGGTAAGGTACAACGGGTCGGTGCCAGAAAAGGTGGGTACTGGCAGGTCTTAAGATAG
- the rsmI gene encoding 16S rRNA (cytidine(1402)-2'-O)-methyltransferase gives MKQHETADNSQGQLYIVPTPIGNLSDITQRALTVLQSVDLIAAEDTRHTGLLLQHFAINARLFALHDHNEQQKAETLVAKLKEGQNIALVSDAGTPLINDPGYHLVRTCREAGIRVVPLPGPCAAIAALSAAGLPSDRFCYEGFLPAKSKGRRDVLKALEAEPRTLIFYESTHRLLESLEDMVAVWGEARYVVLARELTKTWETIHGLPVGELLAWVKEDENRRKGEMVLIVEGHKAEEDALPADALRTLALLQAELPLKKAAALAAEIHGVKKNALYKYALEQQGE, from the coding sequence ATGAAACAACACGAAACGGCAGATAATTCTCAGGGTCAGCTATATATTGTACCTACTCCTATCGGGAATTTATCTGATATTACCCAACGTGCGCTCACCGTATTGCAAAGCGTTGATCTTATTGCGGCTGAAGATACCCGCCACACTGGCCTGCTGCTGCAACACTTCGCCATTAACGCCCGCCTGTTTGCCCTGCACGATCATAACGAGCAGCAAAAGGCCGAGACGCTGGTGGCAAAGCTGAAAGAGGGGCAGAACATCGCCCTGGTCTCCGATGCCGGCACGCCGCTGATTAACGATCCAGGCTACCATCTGGTCCGCACCTGCCGCGAGGCGGGCATTCGGGTTGTCCCGTTACCGGGGCCGTGTGCCGCCATTGCCGCCCTGAGCGCGGCGGGTCTGCCGTCTGACCGCTTCTGCTACGAAGGCTTCCTGCCCGCCAAATCCAAAGGTCGTCGCGACGTGCTGAAGGCGCTGGAAGCCGAACCGCGCACGCTGATCTTCTACGAATCGACCCACCGTCTGCTGGAGAGCCTGGAAGATATGGTCGCCGTCTGGGGAGAGGCGCGTTACGTGGTGCTGGCCCGCGAACTGACCAAAACCTGGGAGACCATCCACGGCCTGCCGGTTGGCGAGCTGCTGGCATGGGTGAAAGAGGATGAAAACCGCCGCAAGGGCGAGATGGTGCTGATTGTCGAAGGGCACAAGGCCGAAGAGGACGCCCTGCCTGCGGATGCCCTGCGCACCCTCGCGCTGCTGCAGGCTGAACTGCCGCTGAAGAAAGCGGCCGCGCTGGCAGCAGAGATCCACGGCGTGAAAAAGAACGCGCTGTATAAATATGCGCTGGAGCAGCAGGGGGAGTAA